A window of the Oncorhynchus kisutch isolate 150728-3 unplaced genomic scaffold, Okis_V2 Okis02a-Okis13b_hom, whole genome shotgun sequence genome harbors these coding sequences:
- the LOC116359282 gene encoding ethylmalonyl-CoA decarboxylase has product MVLSAARQHLLGGIRLGACGQHLLRGSRPGAWGQHLLRGSRPGAWGQHLLRGIGSVYTAAKGFQEIREKLQAFPGGSIDLVKQESGIAVLTVNNPARMNAFSGSMMVELEERVSQLEEWTEGKGLIIQGAAGTFCSGSDLNAVRAISNPQDGMKMCTFMQNALTRLLRLPLLSVALVEGNALGGGAELTTACDFRLMAPGSVIQFVHKHMGLVPGWGGAARLVRIVGGQNALKMLGGALKIDPEMGLQIGLADGVLEGSLAGSGTNALLEAEQWLGCYTAGPAPVIRAIKSVVVSGRELPLEVALRTERDVFGTVWGGPANLQALATKAKHK; this is encoded by the exons ATGGTTCTGTCTGCAGCCAGGCAGCACCTCCTCGGGGGCATTCGGCTTGGTGCCTGTGGGCAGCACCTCCTCAGGGGCAGTCGGCCTGGTGCCTGGGGGCAGCACCTCCTCAGGGGCAGTCGGCCTGGTGCCTGGGGGCAGCACCTCCTCAGGGGGATTGGATCAGTTTACACCGCTGCCAAGGGGTTCCAGGAGATCAGAGAGAAACTCCAAGCTTTCCCTGGGGGATCTATAGACCTTGTCAAACAGGAGTCGGGCATCGCGGTACTGACCGTCAACAACCCTGCTCGCATGAACGCTTTCTCTG GTTCTATGATGGtggagctggaggagagggtgtcCCAGCTAGAGGAGTGGACGGAGGGCAAAGGTCTCATCATCCAGGGGGCTGCTGGAACATTCTGCTCTGGGTCAGATCTCAACGCAGTCAGGGCTATATCCAACCCTCAG GATGGGATGAAGATGTGTACGTTCATGCAGAATGCCTTGACCAGACTACTGAG GTTacctctgttgtctgtagctctGGTGGAAGGGAACGCACTGGGGGGAGGAGCTGAACTCACTACTGCCTGTGACTTTAG GTTGATGGCGCCGGGCAGTGTGATCCAGTTTGTCCATAAACACATGGGTCTGGTCCCTGGTTGGGGCGGTGCAGCTAGATTGGTACGCATCGTAGGCGGCCAGAACGCCCTGAAGATGCTGGGTGGCGCTTTGAAAATAGACCCAGAGATGGGGCTTCAGATTGGGCTTGCGGACGGGGTCCTGGAAGGTTCCCTGGCTGGGTCTGGAACCAATGCCCTCCTGGAGGCAGAGCAGTGGTTGGGATGCTACACCGCAGGTCCAGCCCCGGTCATCAGAGCCATAAAGAGCGTGGTGGTGTCTGGGAGAGAGCTCCCCCTGGAGGTGGCCCTGAGGACTGAGAGGGACGTGTTCGGGACAGTGTGGGGAGGACCGGCTAACCTACAGGCTCTGGCCACTAAGGCCAAACACAAGTGA